The following is a genomic window from Amycolatopsis australiensis.
GCGCCTTGCCGGGCCCGTCCGGCAGCGGCAGCGTGAAGTGCTCGCCCTCGTGCGCCAGCCGTTCCCGCCGCAGCGCCTTCCGCACGATCCCGGCGTACTCGCGGGTGCGGCCCAGCGGCGACGTGAAGCGGACGCCGTGCCAGCCCTCGGACACCTGCGGCCCGGAGACCCCGAGGCCGAGCCGGAACCGGCCGCCCGAAAGCGTGTCCAGTGTCGCGGCGGTCATCGCGGTCATCGCCGGCGTCCGGGCCGGGATCTGCAGCACGGCGGCCCCGACGTCGATCCGCGCCGTCTGCGCCGCGATCCACGTGAGCACGGTGACGGCGTCCGAGCCGTAGGCCTCCGCCGCCCACACGACGGCGTAGCCCAGCTCGTCCGCCTGTTTGGCCAGGGCCAGGTTCGCCGGGTCGTTCCCCGCGTCCCAGTAGCCGAGGTTGAGTCCGATTCGCACGGTGCCAGACCCTAACGGGGGCCTTGATCGCGACACGACTCACCTTGGTCTCGTCCGGACGGGGGTGCCCACTAGGCTCGGCGGTCGTGGAAAAGCGACTGCTCGGCCGCTCGGGACTGCGCGTCTCGCGGATGGCGCTCGGCACCATGACCTGGGGTGGCGACACCGACGCGGAAGAAGCGGCCAGCCAGCTGGTCGCCTTCGTCGACGCCGGCGGCACCCTGGTGGACACCGCCGACATCTACGGCGAGGGCGAGAGCGAACGGGTGCTCGGCTCGCTGCTCGGCGACCTCGTGCCCCGCGACGACGTCGTCGTGGCGACGAAGGCGGTCGCCCGGCGCGACGACGGCCCGTTCGGCGGCGGCGCTTCGCGCGGCGCGCTGCTCACCGCGCTCGACGGCTCGCTGAAGCGGCTCGGCACCGACCACATCGACCTCTGGCAGCTGCACGCGTGGGACAGCTGCGTACCGATCGAGGAGACGCTCGCCGCCCTCGAGTACGCGGTGACCAGCGGGAAGGTCCGCTACGTCGGCGTCTCCAACTACGCGGGCTGGCAGCTGGCGACGGCCGCCGCCCGCGCCGCCGCCGTCGCCCCCATCATCTCCACCCAGGTCGAATACTCGCTGCTGGAACGCGGCGTGGACCGTGAGGTGGTGCCGGCCGCCGAGCACCACGGCATCGGGCTGCTGCCCTGGGCCCCGCTCGGCCGCGGCGTGCTCACGGGCAAGTACCGCACCGGCACGCCCGCCGACTCGCGCGGCGCGAACAGCGCGTACGCCGGCTACGTCGAGCACCACCGCACCGA
Proteins encoded in this region:
- a CDS encoding aldo/keto reductase; protein product: MEKRLLGRSGLRVSRMALGTMTWGGDTDAEEAASQLVAFVDAGGTLVDTADIYGEGESERVLGSLLGDLVPRDDVVVATKAVARRDDGPFGGGASRGALLTALDGSLKRLGTDHIDLWQLHAWDSCVPIEETLAALEYAVTSGKVRYVGVSNYAGWQLATAAARAAAVAPIISTQVEYSLLERGVDREVVPAAEHHGIGLLPWAPLGRGVLTGKYRTGTPADSRGANSAYAGYVEHHRTDRAARIVQAVATAADGLGTSPLAVALAWVRDRPGVVAPVVGARDTGQLTGSLAAEDITLPPAIRSALDDVSAIEAGYPERWPR